The Ciona intestinalis chromosome 9, KH, whole genome shotgun sequence genome contains the following window.
TAGGATAAATGTCAGAAACTCGCTAAacaatgtgatttttttaaaggttctAAAAAGTCAGCGTCATTACTTATGTGATCACCTGCAGCCACAAAGGTTGTTTCCATGGCTCCAGTCGCAGAACAGTTTGACTATGGATGACTGTGAGCACATGCAAAGTCTTCCTACAACAAAAAGAACAGTTGATAAACTTATCGATATACTTATAAGTAAAGTAGCAtgaactatttttttcattttagtttgtttaggAATACAAAATCATATTAAACCAATAGACATGGAAAAAAATCgtgaaacaaagttaaaatatgtacAATTACCTTACATTGATagtcattgtttgttttagagtCTGGGCCAGGATGTCTGATAAAACTGCAGCGTGCTATTCAAAGAAGTAGCAAAACACAAGTATTTATAGCAGATCGATTGAAGAAGAAATATGAGgaatatataaaacagcatATTGAACAAGGTTTAAAATGTCttggtatttattatttttttttaagtttatccATTTTTGTGagttataatgtttttttgtatataactAAGATtataaaagcatattttacataaaattatataatttgtgaactcttttttttatgttagttTTGAGATTTGGTGctgataatttattttcaattttgtaGAAAACCTTAGAGAAAGTGAATTCACCACCCAACGTACACCTCCCCCACCATATACAACATTTCCTCATATACACGCACCACATATGGAATTAAGGTAAgtacatatattatacaacGATGTTGTAGGAAAGTGAAAGTGAATCAGCAGTAAATAACACATACCAACATGCCACTATATTATGTTTCTATATCATATGATTATCAGCATTATACAAATGTATTACAGGTTACCAGATGCTTCAGCATTTGCTCCGAGTGCCAAATTCAGCACAAGCAAAGTAGGAACGCAGGTACAAACTTACCGTTTTAAGCAATACATACCAACAACACATAAATTGACTTTGTATTTCTAGTTCCGTGGCAGTGACCGCCTTTCCACTTCTGTGGAAGTCTCAAACCCAGATACGCCGCACGTGAAACCAATTCTTTTCTCACCAACAGACAGAGTTCCAGTAACTGATGAGTGGCCATCAAAATCTGTAAGTTCTCTTGTATTACAGACCTATTAGTGCTGGTTCATTTTTAACAGTGCACCATTTATTGCAGCCAAGCAGCATTCCAAGCTCAAATTATGAAGATTTTATAAGAGACCGAATTTCTATCTTTGGAGATGGCAAgtgtaaattatattattaacaatgttattgttataacaagtttttaatAGGTAGTTACACAGCTGCACCAAATAATAGAGATTCCTCACTATCaggaaaagttgaaaatagAGAGGAAAATGGTTTACCTGATCATATTTCTTTACAAGTAAGTccagttaaatgaatgaatataccATGCTTTACTTTCGCATGGCGAGAAAAAACAGGCTTGTAATGTTTTTGCATAAGGTTAAGCATGTAGTGAAACTTTGAACTTAACAGGCAAGGAAGATAGCTTCTTATTCTTCCTCACCTTCCAACACAAAGGTGTTTGTTCGTGACAATGGCAGAGAGTATACGTCACAGACAAGTCAAGTATTATCAAACCTGTTTAATGAGCAAAGTGTTGAAATGGAGAAACATCAAGCAAACATGAGGTTTTCATCCAACGGTAGGAGTTTCACGAGACAATCACGTAATCCTGATGAACATGATGTGAGCCTTAGCTACACTAGGTCACCAACACACAACGTTCCAAGCCGGATTGAACCAGTTAAAACCAGTATTGCTGCAGATCCTGTTGTTGCCAATACAAATGAAAGTAGTAGTGTGGATGTTACAAAAGAAAACGATGTCAGTCCTCTGTTAAAAGTAACTATGCCTAAAAGAAGCTTTAACTCTGACAAAAGTATTTACAATGCCACATCTCCTACCAGTGATAACAACTATCTGATGTTACACTTTCCAAACTCCGACAGTGAAAGTTTCGAA
Protein-coding sequences here:
- the LOC100181150 gene encoding uncharacterized protein LOC100181150: MCEADLDEDVLYELQKEVLKSQRHYLCDHLQPQRLFPWLQSQNSLTMDDCEHMQSLPTTKRTVDKLIDILIKSGPGCLIKLQRAIQRSSKTQVFIADRLKKKYEEYIKQHIEQENLRESEFTTQRTPPPPYTTFPHIHAPHMELRLPDASAFAPSAKFSTSKVGTQFRGSDRLSTSVEVSNPDTPHVKPILFSPTDRVPVTDEWPSKSPSSIPSSNYEDFIRDRISIFGDGSYTAAPNNRDSSLSGKVENREENGLPDHISLQARKIASYSSSPSNTKVFVRDNGREYTSQTSQVLSNLFNEQSVEMEKHQANMRFSSNGRSFTRQSRNPDEHDVSLSYTRSPTHNVPSRIEPVKTSIAADPVVANTNESSSVDVTKENDVSPLLKVTMPKRSFNSDKSIYNATSPTSDNNYLMLHFPNSDSESFEITDDDE